One Dethiosulfovibrio salsuginis genomic window, AAATCCCATGCGTCCACCACAAACCAGGTCAGGGCAGATATCACCATCATGGCCCCCAGGTAATAGGCGAAGGACACCAGCCTAGAGCCGCCCCCTCGGGCCTCGGAGGCCTTGATCAAAAAAGCCTCAAGGTCCTCCCTCTTCGTGCTGTCTATGAGCCCCATGGACTGGGCCACGTCCAGATCCTCCAGGCCGATCCGAAGAAGCTGTTTTCTCTCTCCCATCGTGACACCTCTCTTTCATCCTAACTTAGGGACATTATATCCTAACGGAAGCGCCCTCCTGGGAGGTGATCGCAGGAGGGCGCTGGCCGTGTTTAAGATCTAAAGCCGGGAAGTCAGTCTTTCCAGTTACACCAGTTGCCCTTGCCCTCCGGCAGGTCGCCGCCGTTGTCCGCATAGGAAACCGCCAAGCGGTAGACGTACAGGACACAGCGATCGACATGGCATCCTTGGAAGGCACGGTCTTTGCGGTATATATCCTCTGGATCCTGTCCCTTCAACGATTCGATGGTAGGGTACCCGGCGTTGATGAGAATGCTGTGCCATATTCTTGCCGACACCGGGTATCCTCTCAAGCTCCGATTTCATCCTCTTAACCTCAACCCCTTTCATTGACACCAAAACTATCGTTTGAATATACACCGAAAATCGGTAAGCTATGATGCCTGAAGGACTAAAATTATCCAGAGGCTTGCCCTTTGAACCTAGGTTGATCTAGAATAGAGCTATGGGACAGACTGACCTAGGATATAAAGAGCTATTCTCGAACAAAGAGATGGTGAAAGACCTTCTGACTGGCTTCGTCAGGGAAGATTGGATAGGCGAACTGGACTTCTCCAAAATGGACAGAGTGTCCGGGACATACGTCTCCGACGACCTCAGGGAAAGACACGACGACATGATCTGGAAAATCGGATTTCGGGACAGATGGCTGTACGTCTACATCCTGCTGGAATTTCAGTCCACGGTGGACCGATGGATGGGAGTGAGACTCCTGACCTACATAGGACTACTGTATCAAGACCT contains:
- a CDS encoding helix-hairpin-helix domain-containing protein, with amino-acid sequence MSARIWHSILINAGYPTIESLKGQDPEDIYRKDRAFQGCHVDRCVLYVYRLAVSYADNGGDLPEGKGNWCNWKD
- a CDS encoding Rpn family recombination-promoting nuclease/putative transposase; the encoded protein is MGQTDLGYKELFSNKEMVKDLLTGFVREDWIGELDFSKMDRVSGTYVSDDLRERHDDMIWKIGFRDRWLYVYILLEFQSTVDRWMGVRLLTYIGLLYQDLIKTGAIGEKDLLPPVLPLVIYSGKRRWNAPVSLEKLFPQTPSGLDRYQPSLRYFLMDEGRYDDSRLQMPRNLVAALIRMENSRSHQDLRLV